The following proteins come from a genomic window of Gynuella sunshinyii YC6258:
- a CDS encoding YceD family protein has protein sequence MLESSEGVLSVKLHFFVDEEGIRQLEGCAQTTVTLICQRCLEPMEYNVEADFSVSFAFHEDMARSMTGRYDPIVLSPDKRVSLVELIEDDLLLSLPMFSSHSDGECQVKTVYADQNRAVEAGNDQKKSNPFSVLANLKKPE, from the coding sequence CTCCGTCAAGCTTCATTTTTTTGTGGATGAGGAAGGGATCAGGCAATTAGAGGGCTGTGCTCAAACCACGGTCACGCTTATTTGTCAGCGATGCCTGGAGCCTATGGAGTATAACGTAGAGGCTGACTTTAGTGTCAGTTTTGCGTTCCATGAGGATATGGCTCGCAGTATGACAGGACGGTATGATCCAATTGTACTGAGTCCCGATAAGCGAGTGAGTTTGGTGGAGCTGATTGAAGATGACTTATTGTTAAGTCTGCCAATGTTCTCCAGTCATTCTGATGGTGAGTGCCAGGTTAAAACCGTATATGCAGATCAGAACCGTGCCGTAGAGGCTGGTAATGATCAGAAAAAAAGTAACCCTTTCAGTGTTCTGGCTAATCTAAAAAAACCAGAATGA
- the rpmF gene encoding 50S ribosomal protein L32 produces MAVQQNKKTRSRRDMRRSHDALTARALSVDSTTGETHLRHHVSPEGFYRGRKVIADKSEA; encoded by the coding sequence ATGGCTGTTCAACAGAACAAAAAAACTCGTTCTCGTCGTGACATGCGCCGTTCTCATGACGCATTAACCGCAAGAGCGTTGTCTGTAGATTCTACAACTGGTGAAACTCATCTGCGTCATCATGTATCGCCTGAAGGTTTTTACCGTGGGCGCAAGGTGATCGCTGACAAGAGCGAAGCGTAA
- the fabD gene encoding ACP S-malonyltransferase: MTKIAFVFPGQGSQHVGMLAQLAESESLIHSTYDEASTVLGYDLWQLVQSGPEELLNQTDKTQPSLLVASVALWRIWQAKHGTAPLFMSGHSLGEYSALVCAGALSFADAVSLVELRGQFMQSAVPVGAGAMAAIIGLDDSVILDACAEASEGLVVEAVNFNSPGQVVIAGQKEAVDRAMQICKDRGAKRALPLSVSAPSHCQLMKPAAEQLAGKLESISISVPEIPVVQNVCAAVESDPEKIKANLVEQLFKPVLWVDCVTYMVSQGVEATIECGPGKVLSGLNKRIHKPLQTLAINDVTGIEAALKLGE, from the coding sequence ATGACCAAAATAGCATTTGTATTCCCCGGACAGGGTTCTCAGCACGTTGGTATGCTGGCTCAATTGGCTGAATCAGAAAGTCTGATTCATTCAACCTATGATGAGGCTTCAACGGTGTTGGGGTATGACTTATGGCAGCTGGTGCAAAGTGGCCCCGAAGAGTTATTGAATCAGACGGACAAGACTCAGCCTTCTCTGCTAGTGGCAAGTGTTGCTCTATGGAGAATCTGGCAAGCCAAACATGGTACGGCGCCTTTGTTTATGAGTGGACACAGTTTGGGGGAGTACAGTGCTCTGGTTTGTGCTGGTGCTTTAAGTTTTGCTGATGCTGTGAGCCTGGTTGAGCTGAGAGGTCAGTTTATGCAGTCTGCTGTTCCTGTGGGAGCGGGTGCGATGGCTGCAATTATTGGTCTGGATGATAGTGTCATTCTCGATGCGTGTGCTGAGGCTTCCGAGGGGTTGGTGGTTGAGGCCGTTAATTTTAATTCACCGGGTCAGGTGGTGATTGCTGGTCAGAAAGAAGCGGTTGATCGTGCGATGCAGATTTGTAAAGACCGTGGAGCAAAAAGGGCTTTGCCTTTGTCTGTCAGTGCTCCTTCTCATTGTCAGTTAATGAAACCAGCAGCTGAGCAGTTAGCTGGAAAGCTGGAGTCTATCTCGATCTCCGTTCCCGAGATTCCAGTGGTACAAAATGTGTGTGCTGCAGTGGAAAGTGATCCGGAAAAAATAAAGGCCAACCTGGTTGAGCAATTATTCAAACCAGTATTGTGGGTCGACTGTGTGACTTATATGGTTTCACAGGGGGTCGAAGCCACCATTGAATGTGGACCAGGAAAAGTTCTTTCTGGATTAAACAAAAGAATTCATAAGCCGCTGCAGACTTTGGCAATTAATGATGTCACTGGTATTGAAGCGGCTTTAAAGCTTGGGGAATGA
- the fabG gene encoding 3-oxoacyl-ACP reductase FabG codes for MSLEGKITLVTGASRGIGKAIALSLGGKGAVVLGTATSEAGAENISVYLRESGIQGKGYCLDVADQESVAAVFKQIKEEFGDVTVLVNNAGVTKDNLMLRMKADEWDQVINTNLSSIFRTSKAALKGMTKARWGRIINISSVIGSMGNAGQANYAAAKAGIEGFTRSLAKEVGSRAITVNAVAPGFIQTDMTHELPEEQKQALLQQVPLARLGEASEIAEVVGFLASDGASYVTGETIHVNGGMYMG; via the coding sequence ATGAGTCTTGAAGGCAAGATCACTTTAGTCACAGGTGCCAGTCGTGGTATTGGCAAGGCTATAGCCTTAAGCCTTGGTGGTAAAGGTGCTGTAGTGTTGGGTACTGCCACCAGCGAAGCGGGAGCGGAAAATATATCCGTTTATTTGCGGGAATCTGGCATTCAAGGAAAAGGGTATTGTCTGGATGTTGCTGATCAGGAATCTGTGGCTGCTGTTTTTAAACAGATAAAAGAAGAATTTGGTGATGTTACTGTTTTGGTGAATAATGCCGGCGTTACCAAAGATAATCTGATGCTGCGAATGAAGGCTGACGAGTGGGATCAGGTCATTAATACCAATTTATCCAGTATCTTTCGAACCAGTAAGGCTGCATTGAAAGGTATGACCAAGGCTCGTTGGGGAAGAATTATTAATATCAGTTCGGTCATCGGTTCAATGGGGAATGCAGGTCAAGCCAACTATGCAGCGGCAAAGGCAGGTATTGAAGGGTTTACCCGTTCGTTGGCAAAAGAAGTTGGTTCCAGAGCGATTACTGTAAATGCTGTTGCTCCTGGTTTTATCCAAACTGATATGACCCATGAGTTACCTGAAGAGCAAAAACAGGCACTCCTGCAGCAGGTGCCGCTGGCCCGTTTGGGAGAGGCTTCAGAGATTGCTGAAGTCGTTGGTTTTTTGGCCAGCGATGGTGCTTCATACGTCACCGGTGAGACGATACACGTCAACGGTGGCATGTACATGGGATAA
- the acpP gene encoding acyl carrier protein, whose product MSSVEERVKKIVCEQLGAKEEDVVPQASFVDDLGADSLDTVELVMALEEEFETEIPDEEAEKLTTVQDAIDYVLANQ is encoded by the coding sequence ATGAGCTCAGTAGAAGAACGCGTAAAAAAGATTGTTTGCGAGCAGTTAGGGGCTAAAGAAGAAGATGTAGTACCACAGGCTTCTTTTGTAGACGATCTGGGCGCTGACTCTCTGGATACAGTCGAACTGGTAATGGCTTTGGAAGAAGAATTTGAAACTGAAATTCCTGATGAAGAAGCAGAAAAATTGACGACTGTTCAAGACGCTATCGATTACGTACTGGCCAACCAGTAA
- the fabF gene encoding beta-ketoacyl-ACP synthase II: MSQRRVVVTGLGMLTPLGNTVKDSWDGILAGKSGINTIEHFDASGFSTQFCGVVKNFDPAEYIDKKDIKKMDVFVQYGMAAAIQAITDSGLEVTESNAHRIGMALGSGIGGLAGIEASHQTLVDKGPKRVSPFFIPSSIINMISGNVSIRYGMKGPNIAIVTACTTGTHNIGYAARTIAYGDADVMIAGGAENASTPLGIGGFAASRALSQRNDNPQAASRPWDRDRDGFVLADGAGVLVLEEYEHAKARGANIYAELSGFGMSGDAYHMTSPPEDGAGAAMSMRNAMIDAKLNPADVQYINAHGTSTSVGDAAESRAAKSIYGADSDKILMSSTKSMIGHLLGAAGAVEAIFSVLAIRDQVAPPTINLDNPGEGCDLDYVANEARNVKISHTLSNSFGFGGTNGSLIFSKI, from the coding sequence ATGAGTCAAAGACGAGTAGTTGTCACTGGACTGGGAATGCTTACTCCATTGGGTAATACAGTAAAAGATTCCTGGGACGGTATTTTGGCTGGTAAAAGTGGAATCAATACGATTGAACACTTTGATGCTTCCGGGTTTTCAACTCAGTTTTGTGGTGTAGTTAAAAATTTTGATCCGGCTGAATACATTGACAAGAAAGACATCAAAAAAATGGATGTCTTTGTGCAGTATGGTATGGCTGCCGCGATTCAGGCAATTACTGATTCCGGGTTGGAAGTAACCGAAAGTAATGCGCATAGAATTGGTATGGCATTGGGTAGCGGTATTGGTGGTTTGGCAGGTATTGAGGCCAGTCATCAGACCTTGGTGGATAAAGGGCCAAAACGGGTTTCACCTTTTTTTATCCCATCTTCCATCATTAATATGATTTCCGGTAATGTGTCCATTCGCTATGGAATGAAAGGGCCAAATATTGCAATTGTAACAGCATGTACGACCGGAACCCATAACATCGGCTATGCGGCCAGAACGATTGCCTACGGTGATGCTGACGTTATGATTGCTGGTGGTGCAGAGAACGCCTCTACTCCGTTAGGGATTGGTGGGTTTGCTGCCTCGCGAGCTTTGTCTCAGCGCAATGATAATCCCCAGGCAGCCAGTCGTCCTTGGGATAGGGATCGTGATGGTTTTGTATTGGCAGACGGTGCAGGGGTTTTGGTTCTTGAAGAGTATGAACATGCAAAAGCCCGCGGTGCGAATATTTATGCTGAGCTGAGTGGTTTTGGTATGAGTGGGGATGCCTATCATATGACCTCACCGCCAGAAGATGGTGCTGGAGCTGCAATGTCAATGCGTAATGCAATGATAGATGCAAAATTGAACCCGGCAGATGTTCAGTATATAAATGCACACGGTACATCTACCAGCGTGGGAGATGCAGCAGAATCTAGAGCCGCGAAGTCTATCTATGGTGCAGATTCAGATAAGATTCTGATGAGCTCGACTAAATCGATGATTGGCCATTTATTGGGAGCTGCAGGTGCTGTTGAGGCAATTTTTAGCGTACTGGCTATTCGGGATCAGGTTGCACCGCCGACGATTAATTTGGATAACCCTGGAGAAGGGTGTGATCTGGATTATGTTGCCAATGAGGCTCGAAATGTGAAAATTTCTCATACGTTGTCCAACTCTTTTGGGTTTGGTGGAACGAATGGGAGTTTGATATTCAGCAAAATATAA
- the pabC gene encoding aminodeoxychorismate lyase, with product MQIFTNYNAHSSLDLPSRMAYGDGIFETIRVDSGRVAFLQTHLARLKESAVFFQLLPKDFNWAEFCRELDNVIEKIHDGVLKIILVRKYQGRGYRYTTDAGSEIIMECYGGKIPFGWQLDPADIGICSTPCSINSMLAGHKHLNRMDSVLASGEVQEKGWDDGLMCCQTQVIEATAANVFVVQKNSILTPEISVAGVNGVVRRILVSEPSLPVREVPQLTLSDCQNAQALFLTNAAKIVWPVNSLTVNGRIIRYDLTNPTLERVISDFRNRLSC from the coding sequence ATGCAAATTTTCACTAATTACAATGCTCATAGTTCTCTGGACTTGCCCTCTCGCATGGCATACGGAGACGGAATTTTTGAAACTATTCGGGTTGATAGTGGACGCGTTGCGTTTCTGCAGACTCACTTGGCTCGTTTAAAGGAAAGCGCGGTTTTTTTTCAGCTTTTGCCAAAAGATTTCAACTGGGCAGAGTTTTGTCGTGAGCTTGATAACGTTATCGAAAAGATTCACGACGGTGTTCTGAAAATTATTCTGGTTAGAAAATATCAAGGTAGGGGTTATCGCTATACGACCGACGCTGGCAGTGAAATTATCATGGAGTGTTATGGCGGAAAAATTCCGTTCGGATGGCAACTTGATCCTGCTGATATAGGGATTTGTTCTACTCCCTGCTCCATCAATTCAATGCTGGCCGGACATAAGCATCTCAATAGAATGGACTCGGTTTTGGCCTCAGGGGAGGTTCAGGAAAAAGGATGGGATGACGGGTTGATGTGTTGCCAGACACAGGTGATTGAGGCAACCGCTGCTAACGTATTTGTGGTACAGAAAAACAGTATTTTAACCCCTGAAATATCGGTGGCTGGTGTGAATGGGGTTGTTCGCAGGATCTTAGTGAGTGAGCCGAGTTTGCCAGTCAGAGAGGTTCCCCAATTGACGCTCTCTGACTGTCAGAATGCACAAGCTTTGTTTTTGACCAATGCAGCCAAAATAGTATGGCCAGTGAACTCATTAACGGTTAATGGAAGAATTATTCGCTACGATCTGACCAATCCAACATTGGAGCGTGTTATCAGCGATTTTAGAAATAGGTTGTCATGTTGA
- the mltG gene encoding endolytic transglycosylase MltG: MLKKVLLSFVALLITGSVFMAGAVIYFANELNLPIQLQQERVIQVARGSSLSKVIYQLAADDIVVHPRPLIFYARYNHLTNIKAGEFLVTPGMTNVELLHHFVSGEVINYRVTLVEGKTFKDYLSLLQAQDKLEHKTVGLTPEEVSKKIGLTQFYEGWFAPETYTYQHGMSDLDILQMAYERQQKLLAEAWAQKKDGIPVKSPYEALIMASLIEKETGAVHERPLISGVLSRRLQKGMRLQSDPTTIYGMGDRYKGNLRLKDLQEDNPYNTYRIKGLPPTPIANPGWDAILSAVQPADGKALYFVAKGDGTHQFSDTLVEHNEAVRKYQIFKRRKDYQSAPGQN; encoded by the coding sequence ATGTTGAAAAAAGTTTTGTTGTCTTTTGTTGCGTTGTTAATTACCGGATCAGTTTTTATGGCTGGTGCGGTCATTTATTTTGCAAATGAACTGAATCTGCCCATTCAACTCCAGCAAGAGCGAGTGATTCAGGTTGCTCGTGGGAGCAGTTTGTCAAAAGTCATTTATCAGCTGGCAGCTGATGACATTGTTGTTCACCCCAGACCGCTCATTTTTTATGCGCGCTATAATCATCTCACCAATATCAAGGCTGGAGAATTCCTGGTGACTCCGGGCATGACCAATGTCGAATTATTGCATCATTTTGTAAGTGGTGAGGTCATTAATTATCGAGTTACACTGGTGGAAGGCAAAACGTTCAAGGATTATCTGAGTTTATTGCAAGCACAAGATAAGCTAGAGCATAAAACAGTTGGATTGACTCCCGAGGAGGTCTCGAAAAAGATTGGGCTGACTCAGTTTTATGAAGGCTGGTTTGCGCCAGAGACATATACTTATCAACATGGTATGTCGGATCTGGATATTCTCCAGATGGCATATGAGCGTCAGCAAAAGCTGCTGGCAGAGGCCTGGGCGCAAAAGAAAGATGGTATTCCTGTGAAGTCTCCCTATGAGGCGCTGATAATGGCCTCGCTGATAGAAAAGGAGACCGGCGCTGTTCATGAACGACCACTGATCTCCGGTGTGTTGTCGCGTCGTTTGCAGAAAGGTATGCGTTTACAGTCTGATCCTACAACGATTTATGGTATGGGGGATCGATATAAAGGCAATTTACGACTTAAGGATCTGCAAGAGGATAACCCTTACAACACCTATAGAATCAAAGGATTGCCACCTACGCCTATAGCCAATCCCGGTTGGGATGCAATTTTGTCGGCAGTGCAGCCGGCAGATGGCAAAGCTCTTTATTTTGTTGCTAAAGGTGATGGAACTCATCAGTTTTCTGATACATTGGTTGAGCACAATGAGGCTGTTCGCAAATATCAGATATTTAAGCGACGTAAAGACTATCAATCAGCACCAGGTCAGAATTAA
- the tmk gene encoding dTMP kinase — MTTAQFITLEGVEGVGKSTNLEFICSWLTGHNIDYIVTREPGGTPLAEELRNMVLSHRDEMVDAQAELLMVFAARAQHLNTFIKPHLAKGTWVISDRFTDASFAYQGAGRGISIQDILSLEQLVQKGFQPDLTIYLDCPPEIGLARACQRAELDRIEREDIAFFERVRAAYLERAAEYPDRFEIVDASVDLPQVQGQISHLLQRRYGSH; from the coding sequence ATGACAACAGCACAGTTTATTACGCTGGAGGGCGTTGAAGGGGTTGGTAAAAGTACTAATCTGGAGTTTATATGCAGCTGGCTGACTGGTCATAATATTGACTATATTGTCACCCGGGAGCCGGGTGGTACACCCTTGGCTGAAGAGCTTAGAAATATGGTTTTATCGCATCGTGATGAAATGGTCGATGCCCAGGCCGAATTATTGATGGTATTTGCAGCAAGAGCTCAGCATCTGAACACGTTTATTAAGCCACACCTGGCTAAAGGAACATGGGTAATATCCGATCGCTTCACTGATGCGTCTTTTGCCTATCAGGGGGCCGGTAGGGGGATATCTATTCAGGACATTCTGTCCCTCGAGCAGTTGGTCCAAAAGGGGTTTCAACCTGACTTAACGATTTACCTGGATTGTCCTCCTGAGATTGGGCTTGCGAGGGCTTGTCAGCGCGCAGAGCTCGATAGAATAGAGCGAGAGGATATTGCTTTTTTTGAGCGTGTGCGGGCTGCTTATCTGGAAAGAGCGGCAGAGTATCCGGATCGTTTCGAAATAGTCGATGCATCTGTGGATTTGCCGCAGGTTCAGGGTCAGATTAGCCACTTGTTGCAAAGAAGATACGGTTCGCATTGA
- the holB gene encoding DNA polymerase III subunit delta', protein MEFPLWFEPVYRAQLQRFTQQKLPHAILLSGGRESGAEILADRLAERILCQRDSQFSCGQCKSCLLVGAGSHPDYLSVRVDEGASQIKVDRIRTLIEFSQATAQVGRYKVIVIHECHKMNLASANALLKVLEEPPSNTFLILQTDSAEMLLPTIRSRCSVVPVPVASKEQAAEWLHQNNFADDHAELLLEICSHNPFRVLRLKQQDAFTVREAMVNGLNQLAKGVVSPVELARSWSKFNGEVLYDWLNLWVVQLSCFVGSGGHRPIMDPDMAKFLKYTAKKADAPSIFAFADYILECVSVFRSQQNLNLQLMVENTLIRWHDLLTA, encoded by the coding sequence ATGGAATTCCCTTTATGGTTTGAACCTGTTTATCGAGCCCAATTGCAGAGGTTCACGCAGCAAAAATTACCTCATGCGATACTTCTGAGTGGTGGCCGTGAAAGTGGTGCTGAAATATTGGCAGACCGGTTGGCCGAAAGAATATTGTGCCAACGGGACAGTCAGTTTTCATGTGGTCAATGCAAGTCTTGCTTGTTGGTGGGGGCTGGAAGTCACCCTGACTACCTCTCTGTCAGAGTGGATGAGGGGGCTTCACAGATAAAAGTTGACCGAATTCGTACGTTGATTGAGTTTTCTCAGGCAACCGCTCAGGTGGGGCGGTATAAGGTCATTGTGATTCATGAATGCCATAAAATGAATCTGGCTTCTGCTAATGCACTGCTTAAAGTGCTGGAAGAGCCGCCATCGAACACTTTCCTGATACTGCAGACTGATTCTGCGGAAATGTTGTTGCCGACTATTCGTAGTCGTTGCTCCGTAGTGCCTGTGCCCGTCGCCAGTAAAGAGCAAGCCGCAGAATGGTTGCACCAAAATAACTTTGCTGATGATCATGCGGAGTTGTTGCTGGAAATTTGCTCGCATAATCCATTTAGGGTTCTACGACTGAAGCAACAGGATGCATTTACCGTTCGTGAGGCAATGGTCAATGGTTTGAATCAGTTGGCGAAAGGGGTGGTATCACCTGTGGAGTTGGCCCGCAGCTGGTCAAAATTCAACGGTGAAGTTCTTTATGACTGGCTTAATCTATGGGTTGTCCAATTAAGCTGCTTTGTTGGTTCTGGCGGTCATCGTCCAATTATGGACCCAGATATGGCAAAGTTTCTTAAATACACCGCGAAAAAAGCGGATGCTCCAAGCATCTTTGCATTTGCAGACTATATTTTAGAATGTGTTTCGGTATTTAGATCACAACAAAACCTTAACCTGCAATTGATGGTTGAGAATACTCTTATACGGTGGCACGATCTTTTAACTGCTTGA
- a CDS encoding PilZ domain-containing protein produces the protein MNIPGARSGILSLTMKDKAVLYAAYMPFIIGGGLFIATNKKFSLGDDVFLLLNLMEEPEKIPVAGKVIWITPRGAQGNRATGIGVQFDKKSSLAKDKIETYLAGALSSEKPTHTM, from the coding sequence ATGAATATTCCGGGTGCGCGAAGTGGTATTTTATCTCTGACGATGAAAGATAAGGCGGTTTTGTACGCAGCCTATATGCCTTTTATTATCGGAGGGGGGCTATTCATTGCCACGAATAAGAAGTTTAGTCTGGGAGATGATGTCTTTCTGTTGCTCAATCTGATGGAAGAGCCGGAAAAAATACCTGTTGCAGGTAAGGTGATTTGGATTACTCCGCGTGGAGCGCAGGGAAACAGGGCGACAGGTATTGGAGTTCAGTTTGATAAAAAAAGTTCGTTGGCGAAAGATAAGATTGAAACTTACCTCGCAGGCGCGTTAAGCTCGGAGAAGCCGACTCATACGATGTAA
- a CDS encoding TetR/AcrR family transcriptional regulator: protein MLTPNVKAQTNDPREFQLLNTALNLFIRVGIEKVNLQHIIKSAAQSKSTFYRFFESKNDLMASLLLANEMELSDLLNTHSDPRKLIDAYIRFRLQSFDKYIVITEIERLLEEQGCQLERFLAWKRLRSVQVDMISRTLSSQKLDKRGGESPRYYYALIWALIHGTSHLSHNAFFHQLVEDRRGFTRFLSDATNGMFGNL, encoded by the coding sequence ATGCTAACACCTAATGTAAAAGCCCAGACCAACGACCCCAGAGAGTTTCAGCTTCTAAATACGGCTCTCAATCTGTTTATTCGTGTTGGAATTGAAAAAGTGAATCTCCAGCACATCATTAAGTCTGCTGCTCAAAGTAAAAGCACCTTCTACCGTTTTTTTGAGTCAAAAAATGATCTGATGGCCAGCTTATTGCTGGCGAATGAAATGGAGCTATCAGATCTTCTAAATACTCATTCTGATCCTAGAAAGCTCATTGATGCTTATATCCGTTTTCGACTCCAAAGTTTTGATAAATACATTGTTATCACTGAGATCGAACGGTTACTCGAGGAGCAGGGGTGTCAATTAGAAAGATTTTTAGCATGGAAGAGGCTTCGTAGTGTTCAGGTCGATATGATCAGCCGGACGTTGTCCAGTCAGAAATTGGATAAGCGGGGAGGTGAGAGTCCACGCTATTATTATGCGCTGATATGGGCTCTGATTCATGGTACTTCACACTTGTCCCATAATGCTTTCTTTCATCAGCTGGTCGAGGATCGCCGCGGGTTTACCAGGTTTTTGTCAGATGCAACGAACGGTATGTTTGGTAATTTATGA
- a CDS encoding DUF1285 domain-containing protein — protein MKLDDIATHLADHKVPPVHLWHPRHCGEIDIRIDRNGRWFHEGEEILRVALVRLFSSVLWNENGDFYLKTPVEQMKIQVELEPILIVDAEERADGWHFRTQFDEDIRLGAEHPLEMCERNGEQYPRIKVRYDLWGMLERNLFYQLIDLALSVDSEDGHLTELFLVHGDDKWSLGSFENT, from the coding sequence ATGAAACTTGACGATATTGCCACTCATCTCGCAGATCATAAGGTGCCGCCTGTGCATTTATGGCATCCAAGACATTGTGGTGAAATAGACATTCGTATCGATCGCAATGGACGTTGGTTCCACGAAGGAGAAGAGATACTGCGTGTTGCTTTGGTCAGGTTATTTTCGTCTGTTCTATGGAACGAGAATGGGGATTTTTATCTTAAGACTCCGGTAGAACAAATGAAAATCCAGGTTGAGTTGGAGCCTATTCTTATTGTCGATGCTGAAGAGCGTGCAGATGGCTGGCATTTCCGGACTCAGTTTGATGAGGACATTCGATTGGGAGCTGAACACCCTTTGGAGATGTGCGAGCGTAACGGGGAACAATATCCGCGGATTAAGGTTCGATATGATCTGTGGGGAATGCTGGAACGTAATTTGTTTTATCAGTTGATTGATCTTGCGCTATCCGTTGATTCAGAGGATGGTCATCTCACTGAATTGTTTTTGGTTCATGGTGACGATAAGTGGAGTCTGGGTTCTTTCGAGAACACCTGA
- a CDS encoding GGDEF domain-containing protein — MIVSLEQSQQHRRDVLRLLLWITFIGGCLFSAVNVIRGLWWLAGLEIVYGLFSLALIRIIRTTAHIRVWTLAYLIPFFSIMMYALYIPNTSSSTFVWILTIPVLSYLLLGRKVGFWSSLVFVVVGIVIYHFRFMTGDFPLNVATTLNITLSSIAMMSFAHIYERNREMNEERLLDLAGTDRLTGLANRMKLVESFARLSALASRNQVPLAVALVDLDFFKRINDQYGHGVGDETLCHSAELLKSGTKTTDMLARLGGEEFALIMLSATGLNAVDHLEEIRQLFHKHPMWVSGQKIPITFSAGVAELNVDGVDLDTLLSKADGRLYLAKRSGRDCVVSVDEVYAGS; from the coding sequence ATGATCGTTAGTTTAGAGCAGAGTCAGCAGCATCGCAGGGATGTTTTGAGGCTGCTGCTATGGATTACTTTTATCGGCGGCTGCCTGTTCAGTGCTGTGAATGTTATCCGCGGGTTATGGTGGTTGGCGGGTCTGGAGATTGTCTACGGTTTGTTCTCCCTGGCGTTGATCAGAATTATCCGAACAACGGCTCATATTCGGGTATGGACTCTGGCTTATCTGATTCCCTTCTTCAGCATCATGATGTATGCATTGTATATTCCCAATACGTCATCGAGCACATTTGTCTGGATTTTGACGATACCTGTTCTCAGTTATCTCTTGTTGGGGCGTAAGGTTGGATTCTGGTCTTCACTGGTTTTTGTAGTTGTAGGCATCGTGATATATCACTTTCGATTTATGACTGGCGATTTCCCTTTGAATGTGGCGACGACTCTGAATATTACGTTGAGCTCCATCGCGATGATGAGTTTTGCCCACATATACGAACGTAATCGGGAAATGAATGAGGAACGTTTGCTTGATCTGGCGGGAACGGACCGGTTGACCGGTCTGGCTAATCGTATGAAGCTGGTGGAATCCTTTGCCCGGTTAAGTGCGCTTGCCAGTCGCAATCAGGTCCCATTGGCAGTTGCATTGGTTGATCTTGATTTCTTCAAAAGAATAAATGATCAGTATGGTCATGGGGTTGGGGATGAAACACTTTGTCATTCAGCTGAGCTACTTAAATCCGGGACCAAAACGACTGATATGTTAGCCAGGCTCGGCGGTGAGGAGTTCGCTCTGATAATGCTGTCTGCCACTGGCTTGAATGCAGTTGATCATCTTGAAGAAATCCGGCAATTGTTTCATAAGCATCCAATGTGGGTGAGTGGTCAAAAGATTCCAATAACGTTTAGTGCCGGTGTTGCAGAACTCAATGTGGATGGGGTCGATCTCGATACTTTGCTGTCTAAGGCCGATGGTCGGTTATATCTGGCTAAACGCAGTGGTCGGGATTGTGTTGTATCGGTTGATGAAGTTTACGCAGGCAGTTGA